The following coding sequences are from one Shewanella violacea DSS12 window:
- a CDS encoding LacI family DNA-binding transcriptional regulator, with amino-acid sequence MKVTINDVAKHAGVSIKTVSRVTNNEPSVKQATIDKVNKSIAELDYLPNLAARNLAGTKSYVIGFIYDNPNAYYVIDMQNGILSSCKELGYELLIHPCNAKSDNICQELTTMVKHARLAGLVLTPPLSEDPKILQALDKIDANYVRIIAGEKIDSDSGLAVLVDDKHGAVSITQHLIDLGHKNIGFLSGDQHHESTKARLSGYTQALLNNNLALDQQNIIEGEYSFESGVAGAKTLLNRVNKPTAIVACNDEIAAGALFAARLEGLDIPNDISIVGFEDSPFSRQTWPKLTTVHQPNQKIAQMATELLIANRRSQKSAQSKIFIPEPVIRDSSSKAT; translated from the coding sequence ATGAAAGTCACAATAAATGATGTAGCAAAACATGCTGGCGTTTCGATTAAAACAGTTTCTCGAGTCACCAATAACGAGCCTTCTGTAAAACAAGCCACCATAGATAAAGTCAATAAATCCATTGCTGAGTTGGATTATCTACCTAATTTAGCGGCGAGAAATTTGGCTGGCACTAAGTCTTATGTCATAGGCTTTATCTATGACAATCCCAATGCCTATTATGTTATTGATATGCAAAACGGCATCTTATCCTCATGCAAAGAACTTGGATATGAGCTGCTAATTCATCCCTGCAATGCGAAATCTGATAACATTTGCCAAGAATTAACCACTATGGTGAAGCATGCGAGACTAGCAGGCTTAGTCCTGACTCCCCCACTATCGGAAGACCCAAAAATCCTCCAGGCTTTGGACAAGATTGACGCTAATTATGTGCGAATCATTGCCGGAGAGAAAATCGATAGCGACTCAGGTTTAGCCGTACTTGTGGATGATAAGCATGGAGCCGTATCAATCACACAGCACTTGATTGACTTAGGCCATAAGAACATAGGTTTCTTGAGTGGTGATCAGCACCATGAATCCACCAAGGCACGTTTATCTGGTTATACTCAAGCGCTACTGAATAATAACCTAGCGCTAGATCAACAAAATATTATTGAAGGCGAGTATTCTTTCGAGTCAGGTGTAGCGGGGGCAAAGACTCTGCTCAACAGGGTGAACAAACCTACAGCTATTGTAGCCTGTAACGATGAAATAGCCGCTGGTGCCTTGTTTGCAGCACGACTCGAAGGCTTGGATATTCCCAATGATATTTCTATCGTAGGCTTCGAAGATAGTCCATTTTCTAGACAGACTTGGCCCAAACTAACGACTGTACATCAACCTAATCAGAAGATAGCCCAAATGGCTACTGAACTCTTGATTGCGAATAGGCGGTCGCAGAAATCTGCACAATCTAAGATATTCATTCCTGAACCTGTGATCAGAGACTCATCTTCAAAAGCGACCTAG
- a CDS encoding TonB-dependent receptor produces MRPSNFKKSVLATNIALLLGTAVSMSAVAAEADSAVTADDNIEKIEVRGIRASNKANLNAKRFSDAVVDAVTAEDIGKFPDGDVGESLARIPGVSVSRQFGQGQQVSIRGASAQLTRTLLNGHSVASTGWYDQQAIDRSFNYSMLPSEMVGGIEVYKSSQADLVEGGIGGTVIVKTRKPLDLDANSVFGSVKGTYGTVSEETSPEVSGLYSWKNEAESFGVLVSGAFSQTDYQRNGVETSRNWSGGMAPTTFQQERERTALNLALQYRPTDALEFGLSVMSLDLSANNANNQIIMFPGEDSCVQTNPSNGNCVLRNATNPGVSYAAGYPEFGAAYFQTWAREASMDSKTVDFDWSYEADSFTFSGRVGNTKSEGGARTALVGEYTNNFSDLVGTWDMTGDQAKFDIANKSYDSSILPGSIGIQTWALEDKPNSDEETYVNLDFDVPVDFGVITALKTGFRYADHSVKKQGFKGQLADDYVMTMRPASEYFPGTVSSGAGFTIPEANRDLILSDSLAATDHYTEKKDAYGTVDEENIALYLMADFSTDGIRGNVGLRYISTEASSDYYAFNSNGEYSDTISTNTASYNELLPSLNVVMDLAPDVILRTSAAQVISRPNYADMFSTTSLSNFDNTQPNTQVASTGNVALQPFKAFQADIGVEWYFSDDGMMSVAYFMKDVSSFISTRDANNQQIGLDIPLYQTSPELSPCGEDQADCWSVSQSTNVSGGSIEGVELQIQDAFDNGFGYSVNYTYADATSPGENYPDGNSVFSDSSKHTVNTVGFYENDSFSARLAYNWRSEYIMREAPGWYMNRKHEDFGTVDFSATWSATDYLDVTLEAVNILEEDSLQTGIYADGTAPQADLEAGFPAWSFEGEASYKLGLAFRF; encoded by the coding sequence ATGCGACCATCTAATTTTAAGAAAAGTGTTCTAGCTACAAATATAGCGCTCTTGCTAGGAACTGCAGTCTCTATGTCTGCAGTAGCGGCAGAAGCAGATTCGGCTGTAACGGCTGACGACAACATTGAAAAAATTGAAGTGCGCGGTATTCGAGCTTCAAATAAAGCTAACCTTAATGCAAAACGATTCTCGGATGCAGTTGTCGATGCTGTAACCGCAGAAGATATAGGTAAGTTCCCAGACGGTGATGTGGGTGAATCATTAGCACGTATTCCTGGTGTCAGTGTTTCACGCCAATTTGGCCAAGGCCAACAAGTGTCTATTCGTGGTGCGTCGGCCCAGTTAACACGTACTTTATTAAATGGCCACTCGGTAGCCTCAACAGGCTGGTATGATCAACAAGCCATCGACCGTAGCTTTAACTACTCAATGTTGCCATCAGAAATGGTTGGAGGCATAGAAGTATATAAATCTTCACAAGCAGACCTTGTTGAAGGTGGTATCGGTGGTACTGTTATTGTTAAAACACGTAAACCACTAGATTTAGACGCTAATTCTGTATTTGGTAGCGTTAAAGGTACTTATGGAACAGTTTCTGAAGAAACTAGCCCAGAAGTTTCTGGTCTATACAGTTGGAAAAATGAAGCTGAATCATTTGGCGTTTTAGTTTCAGGTGCTTTTTCTCAAACAGATTATCAACGTAACGGTGTAGAGACTTCAAGAAACTGGAGCGGTGGTATGGCTCCAACTACATTCCAACAAGAACGAGAGCGCACAGCACTTAATCTTGCTCTACAATATCGTCCAACAGATGCGTTGGAATTTGGTTTAAGTGTAATGTCTTTAGACTTAAGCGCTAATAATGCCAATAACCAGATCATCATGTTCCCTGGTGAAGATTCATGTGTACAAACTAATCCAAGTAATGGTAATTGCGTTTTAAGAAATGCGACTAACCCTGGTGTTAGCTACGCCGCAGGTTACCCTGAATTTGGTGCAGCGTATTTCCAGACATGGGCTCGTGAAGCCTCAATGGACTCAAAAACTGTAGATTTTGATTGGAGCTATGAAGCTGATTCGTTCACTTTCTCTGGTCGTGTCGGTAATACTAAGTCAGAAGGCGGAGCGAGAACTGCACTTGTTGGCGAATACACCAATAACTTCAGTGACCTTGTTGGTACTTGGGATATGACAGGCGATCAGGCTAAATTTGATATTGCGAATAAAAGCTATGATTCAAGCATTCTACCAGGAAGTATAGGTATTCAGACTTGGGCTTTGGAAGATAAGCCTAATTCAGATGAAGAAACCTATGTTAATTTAGATTTTGACGTGCCAGTTGATTTTGGTGTGATTACTGCACTAAAAACGGGTTTCCGTTATGCAGACCACTCAGTCAAGAAGCAAGGCTTTAAAGGTCAATTAGCTGATGATTATGTAATGACTATGAGACCTGCCAGCGAATATTTCCCCGGCACAGTTTCATCAGGTGCAGGTTTTACTATTCCTGAAGCTAATCGTGATTTGATCTTGTCGGATTCACTGGCTGCAACGGATCATTACACCGAGAAGAAAGATGCATATGGCACAGTAGATGAAGAAAATATCGCTTTATACCTGATGGCTGATTTTAGTACTGATGGTATACGCGGTAACGTAGGTTTACGTTATATATCAACTGAAGCTTCATCTGATTATTATGCATTTAACTCTAACGGTGAATATAGCGATACCATATCTACCAATACAGCGAGTTATAATGAATTACTGCCTAGCTTAAACGTAGTAATGGACTTAGCTCCGGATGTGATTTTACGTACTTCAGCGGCACAGGTTATCTCTCGCCCTAACTATGCCGATATGTTTTCTACAACATCCTTGTCTAATTTTGACAATACTCAACCCAATACACAGGTTGCGAGCACTGGTAATGTGGCACTTCAACCATTCAAAGCGTTCCAGGCTGATATTGGCGTAGAGTGGTACTTTAGTGACGATGGTATGATGAGTGTTGCTTACTTTATGAAAGATGTAAGCTCATTTATATCGACTCGTGATGCTAATAACCAGCAAATTGGTCTTGATATTCCACTTTACCAAACATCACCGGAACTAAGCCCCTGTGGCGAAGATCAAGCTGACTGTTGGTCTGTTAGCCAATCGACTAACGTTAGTGGTGGTTCTATCGAAGGTGTTGAATTACAGATCCAAGATGCATTCGACAATGGCTTCGGTTATAGCGTGAACTATACCTATGCCGATGCGACCTCACCTGGTGAAAACTATCCTGATGGCAATAGCGTTTTCTCTGATTCATCGAAGCACACAGTTAACACTGTAGGTTTCTATGAAAATGATAGCTTCTCAGCACGCTTAGCTTATAACTGGCGCTCTGAGTACATCATGCGCGAAGCTCCAGGTTGGTACATGAACCGTAAACATGAAGATTTCGGCACAGTAGATTTCAGTGCGACTTGGTCTGCAACAGATTACCTGGATGTGACTCTGGAAGCTGTGAACATCTTAGAAGAAGATAGCCTACAAACTGGTATTTATGCCGATGGCACAGCACCACAAGCAGATCTAGAGGCTGGTTTCCCTGCATGGAGCTTTGAAGGTGAAGCAAGTTATAAGCTAGGTCTTGCTTTCCGCTTCTAA
- a CDS encoding tryptophan halogenase family protein: MNINKIAIIGGGTAGWLAANHLGKVLCKQAGVSITLIESPDIPPIGVGEGTVPDIKKTLASFGISETDFIRQCDVTFKQSIKFVNWMDKETHGKGNFYHHLFDVPSREDSEVLTAHWLAENSDAPFAQQVSAQHQVCEQGKAPKGITTPEYQGELAYAYHLNAAKFAHLLADNAQTKYGVKHHLTHVSRVNLADDGSIRSLVTSEDDDLEFDFYIDCSGFESLLISKAMNVPFIDLSDKLLVNRALVVQVPTYEGADIPPYTLATAHKAGWIWDIALPTRRGVGFVYSSNHMTDEEAETKLDYYLGGKDPKLVYKKLPMKIGYREKFWHKNCVALGLAQGFLEPLEATSILLTDFSASFLANRFPVKKSELAVLEKRFNYAMGYAWERVIDFVKLHYCLSDRHDSHFWNENRDLSTIPNSLQEKLKLWESSVPITDDFFSQFEVFYLENFLFVLYGMKFKTKPLALLPEVRESALVGLRKREEVNNYLQSKLPKHRELLDKINRYGLQSV, from the coding sequence ATGAATATTAATAAAATTGCAATTATTGGTGGTGGAACCGCTGGCTGGTTAGCTGCTAATCATCTTGGAAAGGTACTATGTAAACAAGCTGGCGTATCTATCACCTTAATAGAATCGCCAGATATCCCGCCTATAGGTGTCGGCGAGGGGACGGTTCCAGATATCAAAAAAACCCTTGCCAGCTTTGGTATCAGTGAAACAGATTTTATCCGTCAGTGTGATGTGACATTTAAACAGTCAATTAAATTTGTTAATTGGATGGATAAAGAAACTCATGGAAAGGGCAACTTCTATCATCATCTATTTGATGTACCAAGCCGTGAGGATAGTGAGGTTTTAACCGCGCACTGGCTAGCGGAAAATAGTGATGCACCTTTTGCGCAGCAAGTATCGGCTCAACATCAAGTATGTGAACAGGGAAAGGCACCGAAGGGAATTACAACCCCTGAGTATCAAGGAGAACTTGCATACGCATATCACCTTAATGCGGCAAAGTTTGCTCATTTGCTTGCCGATAATGCCCAAACCAAATATGGAGTTAAACATCATTTAACTCACGTTAGTCGTGTGAACCTTGCTGATGACGGTTCAATACGCTCACTTGTCACCAGTGAAGATGATGACTTAGAATTTGACTTCTACATTGATTGTTCAGGTTTTGAATCTCTTCTTATTTCAAAAGCCATGAATGTCCCCTTTATTGATTTATCTGATAAGTTATTGGTTAATAGGGCGCTTGTGGTGCAAGTACCTACCTATGAGGGTGCTGATATACCTCCTTATACCTTAGCCACAGCCCATAAAGCCGGTTGGATTTGGGATATCGCTCTTCCTACCAGGCGTGGTGTCGGTTTTGTCTATTCAAGTAATCATATGACAGATGAAGAAGCGGAAACTAAATTAGATTATTATTTAGGTGGTAAGGACCCTAAGCTTGTTTATAAGAAATTGCCGATGAAGATTGGTTACCGTGAAAAATTTTGGCACAAAAACTGTGTGGCTCTTGGATTAGCACAAGGATTTTTAGAACCTCTCGAGGCTACATCCATATTATTAACCGACTTTTCTGCTAGCTTTCTTGCAAATCGTTTCCCTGTCAAAAAATCAGAACTAGCGGTACTCGAAAAGCGGTTTAATTATGCTATGGGGTATGCTTGGGAGCGAGTGATAGACTTTGTAAAACTGCATTATTGTTTATCGGATCGTCATGATTCACATTTTTGGAATGAGAATCGAGATCTGAGTACGATACCAAACTCCTTACAAGAAAAGCTAAAGTTATGGGAAAGCTCCGTTCCTATTACTGATGATTTCTTTAGCCAATTTGAAGTGTTTTATTTGGAAAACTTTCTTTTTGTTCTCTATGGTATGAAGTTCAAAACTAAACCGCTAGCTCTACTCCCAGAAGTGCGAGAAAGTGCCTTAGTAGGCTTAAGAAAGCGAGAAGAAGTTAATAATTATCTACAAAGTAAGTTGCCTAAGCATAGAGAGTTATTGGATAAAATTAATAGGTATGGCTTGCAGTCTGTATAA
- a CDS encoding SapC family protein, whose translation MTQITPLNNEQHANLKIMNSTDFRRYKEQHLIPLIAHDFIPMASEFSVVFVKNEETGQFTAVAMMGIKPGLNLYCQDDKWEPSVMPSSFLKSPLSLHIQDENSDDCFVGIDLDSPLVTTENGQALFNSEGEQTDYLKARTEHLLDVTQKYEQTQKITQHLASKRLLTHKKLNINLGKDEKYAIDGLYIIDEKALNALSQDDFNDLRDKGLLPLIYAHLSSMHQIGRLAKKQIQFDTK comes from the coding sequence ATGACGCAAATCACCCCATTAAATAATGAACAACACGCCAACTTAAAAATAATGAATAGTACTGATTTCAGAAGATATAAGGAACAGCATTTAATTCCGCTTATTGCTCATGACTTTATTCCTATGGCCTCAGAGTTTTCGGTTGTTTTTGTTAAAAATGAGGAAACCGGACAGTTTACTGCAGTTGCTATGATGGGCATTAAACCCGGTTTAAATCTCTATTGCCAAGACGATAAATGGGAGCCTTCAGTAATGCCATCAAGCTTCCTAAAGAGTCCCCTGTCACTTCACATACAAGATGAAAACTCTGATGACTGTTTTGTTGGCATTGATCTCGATAGCCCGCTTGTGACTACTGAGAACGGACAGGCACTATTTAATAGTGAAGGGGAACAAACTGATTATTTGAAAGCAAGGACTGAACATTTGCTCGATGTAACACAAAAATATGAACAAACTCAAAAAATAACACAACACTTAGCATCAAAAAGACTGCTAACACATAAAAAACTAAATATAAATTTAGGTAAAGATGAAAAGTACGCTATTGATGGTCTATACATCATCGATGAAAAAGCATTGAACGCTTTAAGCCAAGATGACTTTAACGATTTGCGAGATAAAGGATTATTACCGCTAATTTATGCCCACTTATCTTCAATGCACCAAATTGGACGTTTAGCAAAGAAACAAATCCAATTTGATACAAAGTAA
- a CDS encoding DUF6445 family protein, giving the protein MKDIKLNPDLRINKVKIPGTSLYVVIVDEFLLDTSSVMNFAHNIAYFNPMFSDNSFYPGIRDNMPLPYMRLLKSFFEDRIITKNNSQNDTVSSFHKCLLSLTTCQPSQLTTEQKLPHIDSFDERDYAFVHYLSGEELGGTSLYRYKPENLIQFTEEYQPILAKMFTDIKNSPEDHEGYITSSTSVFEQVLKIDAKFNRLVIYQGNLLHSANLISKESYNNDPKTGRLSIASFASIK; this is encoded by the coding sequence ATGAAAGATATAAAACTAAATCCGGACTTAAGGATAAACAAGGTTAAAATTCCCGGCACTTCCTTATATGTTGTAATCGTAGATGAATTTCTGCTGGACACCAGCAGTGTGATGAACTTCGCTCATAATATCGCTTATTTCAATCCTATGTTTTCAGATAACTCTTTTTATCCCGGTATACGAGATAATATGCCTTTACCTTATATGCGTTTATTGAAGAGTTTTTTTGAAGACAGGATTATCACTAAGAATAATAGTCAAAACGATACAGTTTCAAGCTTCCATAAATGTTTACTATCCCTAACTACATGCCAACCATCACAATTGACTACAGAGCAAAAACTACCACATATTGATTCCTTTGACGAAAGAGATTATGCCTTTGTTCATTACTTATCTGGTGAAGAACTTGGTGGTACTAGCCTGTATAGATATAAGCCAGAAAATTTAATTCAATTTACCGAAGAGTATCAGCCTATATTAGCCAAAATGTTCACTGACATTAAAAACTCTCCCGAAGATCATGAGGGCTATATAACAAGCTCCACAAGTGTATTTGAACAGGTATTGAAGATTGATGCTAAGTTTAATCGCCTTGTCATTTACCAAGGAAACTTATTACACAGTGCCAATCTAATTTCGAAAGAAAGCTATAATAACGACCCAAAAACAGGAAGGTTATCAATAGCTTCTTTTGCAAGTATAAAATAG
- a CDS encoding family 20 glycosylhydrolase produces MKLKLITAAITLVLVTSACSDTNIATNNPESAHSSQAKANSLDQVQLNTLGDTLEIKYRVVTNYPQGCSTSGVDGRCFTAQIDLTSAVDLDSHDWAIYFSQMRPVQSVNSKEFTITRVKGDLHKIAPTTEFTGLKQGITKTIEFKGELWQLSETDAMPNYYLVSAELEPVLIKSTAVTLDSETGMELRPYVVSFTDEDKQYKRSDTDKVKWATAEVLFQANQGIDFQPELVTNTIIPTPLRLEVSSTDKPVSLKGGIKLELNDVKRQAIDAALARLSRIGVKEASSGLVVSLLPLEMKSTSGAYLLDIAKDKITISAADDAGFSYGLSSLTSLLDSNDLVINTMRVEDSPRYDFRGMHIDVSRNFHSKQLVLDMLDQMAAYKLNKLHLHMADDEGWRLEIDGLPELTDIGSKRCHDLSETRCLLPQLGSGPFAAAKVNGYYSKADYIEILKYAGARQIQVIPSMDMPGHSRAAIKSMEARYRKLAATGDIKGANEYRLVDPKDTTVYSSIQYYDDNTLNVCMESTFHFVDKVIDEIAKLHQQAGQPLSVYHIGADETAGAWLDSPICKAFLAKNNQGVTTSDEFGAYFIERVSNTLHDKGIEPAGWSDGMSHTRPQNMPKASQTNVWDVISHKGFRRAHQQANLGWDAVLGMPEMLYFDFPYEADPKEHGYYWASRNTNERKLYGFMPDNLPANAEQWTDIQGEPFEADDTEKRDEAGKLVSGPMKQGMSFSGLQGQIWSETLRSDSVVEYMTFPRLLILAEKAWHKASWEVPYQYKGAVYNHTSGYFTQEMRNEQASQWAVLANTLGQKELLKLDMAGIEYRVPTVGAHIHDGKLLTNLIYPGLTVEYRLKGGEWLVYHSPVAISGQVEVRAVAADGKRKGRSLIVR; encoded by the coding sequence ATGAAATTGAAGTTGATCACTGCCGCAATCACGCTTGTGTTAGTAACAAGCGCTTGCTCAGATACAAACATTGCAACGAATAACCCCGAGTCAGCTCATTCCAGTCAAGCTAAGGCTAACAGCCTAGATCAAGTACAACTAAACACACTTGGCGATACATTAGAGATTAAGTATCGGGTAGTGACTAACTACCCGCAAGGATGTTCGACTTCAGGTGTCGATGGCCGTTGCTTCACGGCGCAGATAGATCTGACCTCAGCTGTCGACTTAGACAGTCACGATTGGGCTATCTATTTCAGTCAGATGCGTCCAGTGCAGTCGGTGAATTCCAAAGAGTTTACTATTACTCGAGTCAAAGGCGATCTACATAAGATAGCGCCGACTACTGAGTTTACAGGACTCAAGCAGGGCATCACTAAGACCATAGAGTTTAAAGGTGAGCTGTGGCAACTATCTGAAACCGATGCTATGCCAAACTATTACCTGGTATCAGCTGAGTTAGAACCGGTACTTATCAAGAGCACGGCAGTGACGCTGGACAGTGAAACTGGCATGGAGCTTCGTCCCTATGTGGTGTCATTCACCGATGAGGATAAACAGTATAAGCGCAGTGATACCGATAAAGTGAAGTGGGCAACAGCTGAGGTACTATTTCAGGCTAATCAGGGAATAGACTTTCAGCCCGAGCTGGTCACCAACACGATAATCCCAACTCCTTTGAGGCTTGAAGTCAGCTCAACCGATAAGCCTGTGTCCCTTAAAGGCGGCATTAAGCTTGAGCTTAATGATGTTAAACGCCAAGCCATAGATGCAGCACTTGCTCGCCTGAGCCGCATCGGTGTCAAAGAGGCATCGTCTGGTCTAGTCGTTAGTCTCTTACCACTGGAGATGAAGTCTACATCTGGCGCATATTTGTTAGATATCGCCAAGGATAAAATCACCATCTCTGCGGCGGATGATGCGGGTTTCTCCTATGGCCTATCTTCACTGACCAGTCTTCTCGATAGTAATGACTTGGTTATTAACACCATGAGAGTCGAAGATTCCCCCCGTTATGATTTTCGCGGCATGCACATAGATGTGTCGAGAAATTTTCACAGTAAGCAGCTGGTGTTGGATATGTTAGATCAGATGGCGGCCTATAAACTGAATAAGCTGCATCTGCACATGGCCGACGATGAGGGTTGGCGTCTGGAGATAGACGGCTTACCTGAACTCACAGATATCGGCAGCAAGCGATGTCATGACTTGAGTGAAACAAGGTGCTTGTTACCTCAGCTTGGTAGTGGCCCGTTTGCCGCTGCTAAGGTCAATGGCTATTACTCAAAAGCCGATTATATCGAGATATTAAAATATGCTGGCGCCAGACAGATTCAGGTCATTCCCTCAATGGATATGCCGGGACACTCAAGAGCGGCCATCAAGTCCATGGAAGCGCGTTATCGCAAGCTAGCTGCAACCGGTGACATAAAAGGGGCTAATGAGTATCGTTTGGTCGACCCTAAAGACACCACTGTCTATTCATCGATCCAATACTATGACGATAACACCCTTAACGTGTGTATGGAGTCGACCTTTCACTTCGTCGATAAGGTAATCGACGAGATTGCTAAATTGCATCAACAAGCGGGTCAGCCTCTATCTGTCTATCATATTGGTGCCGATGAAACTGCCGGTGCCTGGTTAGACTCTCCAATTTGTAAGGCGTTTCTTGCCAAAAATAATCAAGGCGTGACCACAAGCGATGAATTTGGTGCCTATTTTATCGAGCGTGTATCGAATACCTTGCATGATAAAGGTATAGAGCCTGCGGGTTGGAGTGATGGTATGAGCCATACCCGTCCACAGAACATGCCGAAAGCCTCCCAAACCAATGTATGGGATGTTATCTCACACAAGGGGTTTCGCCGCGCGCATCAGCAAGCCAATTTAGGTTGGGACGCAGTATTGGGTATGCCTGAGATGCTTTATTTTGATTTTCCCTATGAGGCTGATCCTAAAGAGCATGGATATTACTGGGCGAGTCGTAACACCAACGAGCGTAAGTTATATGGTTTTATGCCTGACAACTTGCCGGCCAATGCCGAACAGTGGACCGATATTCAAGGTGAGCCCTTCGAAGCCGACGACACTGAGAAACGAGATGAAGCAGGTAAGCTAGTCAGTGGCCCAATGAAGCAAGGGATGTCTTTTTCCGGGCTTCAGGGGCAGATCTGGAGTGAAACACTCAGAAGCGATTCCGTGGTTGAATATATGACTTTTCCACGTCTACTTATCTTGGCTGAGAAAGCCTGGCATAAGGCGAGCTGGGAAGTGCCCTATCAATATAAAGGGGCTGTTTATAATCACACTAGCGGCTACTTTACCCAAGAGATGCGCAATGAGCAGGCTAGCCAGTGGGCTGTATTAGCTAATACTCTGGGGCAAAAAGAGTTACTTAAACTCGATATGGCTGGCATCGAATATCGGGTACCCACTGTTGGTGCTCATATACATGATGGAAAGCTGCTAACGAATCTTATCTACCCGGGTCTGACCGTTGAATATCGACTTAAGGGGGGTGAGTGGCTTGTTTATCATTCTCCTGTCGCTATCTCTGGTCAAGTAGAAGTCAGGGCCGTAGCGGCCGATGGTAAGAGGAAAGGCCGTTCCTTAATCGTAAGATAA